Part of the Musa acuminata AAA Group cultivar baxijiao unplaced genomic scaffold, Cavendish_Baxijiao_AAA HiC_scaffold_1138, whole genome shotgun sequence genome, tgcaATGAAATAAATCTCTAGAAACTTTATCATAGGCTCCTTGAGATCTAAGAAAACAATGATTGTGCTTTTCATCTGCTTtcaattattttttgtttaataaattagATAACTACTATGGTTGATATTGTAGGAAGAAAACCAAAATAATTTTCTATAATAGATGTTTGATGTCTTAATCTTTGTTCAATCATCATCTTGAAAAGTTTCATAAGCGTGTATCATTATTTTAGTTTCTTTATAACTTGGGCAacattgaatatttttcttaatctTGTTTACTGGTATCAGAAGATTTCTCTTTTATCCGTTGGACCTTTTTGTAGTTCTCAAAATTTTATAAAGTAAACTAATTTACCAAATCATCTCCTCTTTCTGTAGACTCAAGACCTTATTAGGGATAAATATTATTTGTTGATGTTTCTATCAAACATTGAAACATTGGAGTtagtatttcaatttattttctaaTGCTTGAGGCCAataattcaaatttatgttagctATCATCGAACTATATCTATATCCAGAATGTAAAAATATCCTCTTTGTTAGACATAGTTATTTCTTATTAGCATTCTTCATAATGTGCATACCAAATTTAACTCCATTTACTGGAAATGATTAGAAATTATCATAGACAAAGACTCTTGCCAATAAATTACACCTGCAGGAGTATTTAGGGATTTAAGTGTTGATTTGGTATCATAAAATGTGGTTTTGCATGGCACTGATCAGTACTAGTTCAGAAATGCCTGTGCATCTCTTATGATCAACTGTGGCACATCAAGAGTATGCCAGATAATATCACTGATTCTTCAAACCATGGCTCCACTGTCAATGAAGCTGATATATTTTATGCATTTTTCCTTCGTATGTTTATTTTgaactttatttttctttcttcaccTTTCACCATGAATATGAATCCACTTGCAGCGGTACCTGTTTTCTATTTATTATTTCAGTTGCCTAACAAAGTTATGTACAATTACTTATTTTGTTAGTTCAATAAGTGCTTGTATATTTGTTGTTTGTTTCATTCGTCTTAaaagccttgtatgtcttgtcaaATCCAGGGTTGTCAATCACAACCGAATGTGGAAAATTGGTAGTTTCTCCAGGTGAAATTGTCGTCCTACCTCAAGGGTTTCGCTTTTCCATAGACTTGCCTGATGGTCCATCACGAGGCTATGTTGCTGAAATTTTTGGTGAACATTTTCAACTTCCTGATCTCGGCCCAATTGGTATTGGCTTCAGTATTTTGGCATACATGGGACATTCCAGTCAAATTCTACCTTTACTCAACAATTGATAAATGGATGTTGCATAGGTGCAAATGGTCTAGCTGCAGCAAGGGATTTCCTTGTTCCAACTGCTTGGTTTGAAGAAGCTTCCCACCCAGGATATACCATAGTGCAAAAGTTTGGTGGAGGGCTGTTCACTGCAAAACAAGATTTTTCTCCATTTAATGTGGTCGCTTGGCATGGAAATTACGTACCATTTAAGGTACTTTTTAGTAGTTTAATATATGGCTGGCAATTTCAAGTTAAGGCAGTTGGTTGCTTTGTGTCGATGATGAAAGGAGAAATACTTCAAAGTATTGAACAATAACTGACAACAGAAATGATTAGGTTATTGTTTTTTGGCTCTGGTGATAATGTTCCTTGATAAGCTAAAGTGTCATAATCAAGATTTAAAACTTGGACCCGGTAATTACCATCAATGGATCATAGAAACACTAAGTTCGTACAATAGAGCAAAGTGATGGAGGACAAATGTGGGGAGGATTTTATCTGCAACTTGAGTTCTTTATCAAGGAACTTGCTTTGGCATGAAAGGACCTAGCTTGCTAGCCTAGGGAAAAGAGGAAAACGGCAAGGAAAACATGGAGGAGGTCATTTGATAAAATTGaccaaaataatttataaagCAACCTGCATAACCCATGAAAACCTGGCATCACTTGCAAATAGAAAGTTAAACACTTCTTTTGATATTTCTTGCACAGAATGATTTCTTGAGTTCCATTTCTCAATGACACACACCTGCAGTAAAGGTTTTTTCTGATAAAATTTCAGTAACATAcggctttttattttttattttttttcagtaTGATTTGAGTAAGTTCTGCCCATTCAATACTGTTTTGATTGATCATGGTGACCCTTCAATAAATACAGGTATTTGTCTCAAGTCTATGTTCTTATGCTATATTCTATTTCCTGTATATTATCAAGGTTTCCAGTCAGTGTACATTTGTTTAGGTGACCTTTTCCTTTTCCTGTGTATCGCAGTATTAACTGCCCCATCCGATAAGCCTGGTGTTGCATTACTTGATTTTGTAATATTCCCACCACGGTGGTTGGTTGCTGAGCATACTTTTCGTCCCCCATACTATCACCGGAATTGTATGAGTGAATTCATGGGTTTAATTTACGGCATATACGAGGTATCGAGTTACGATATTTCTAATGATTACCATTTCTATAATGGAATCACAAGAAGATAACTGATCATAATCATTACAGGCTAAAGCTGATGGATTTCTTCCTGGGGGTGCCAGCCTCCACAGCTGCATGACACCACATGGACCCGATACCAAGACTTACGAGGTACTTTCTTTCATGCAAGTATCTATCAGTCCTCAAGTTGCTCAAAGTTGTCGCGATGACAGTATATTATGTTTTCATCTTATTATTCTAGGCAACAATTGCTGTTGGTGAGAACAGTGAGCCAGTTCGACTGAAGGGCACCATGGCTTTCATGTTTGAGTCGTACCTTATACCTCGTGTCTGCCCGTGGGCTCTCGACTGCCCGTATCTGGATGCCAACTACTACCAATGTTGGATCGGATTGAGGTCACACTTCTCATCCAATAACAGAAGTGAAAATGGAAGTCCTGATGTTCCTGGCACTACCCAAGTTCTTTCAGAAGATAAAGGGGATGCGTGAGAGTGTAAGCTTTGGTTGATCTGCTTCTGTTGAGTTATTGCCTTGTGCATGTCCCAGCTATGTAATGACAGGAGGAATAAGGATATGCATAGAAGGCAATGGTACAATAAGATGATAGATATGTTGTTTGTATACTTTTACTGGCAAAACAAATGATGAAAATTAAAATGTGATCATAAATTTGATTCAACATCAAGATCACAGGGTTCCATTCTTGTTTTTAACCAAGTCTTGTTTACTTTTCTTTGATCTCTTTGTGTCCCATTTAATCTTTATTTGCTCTATTATATCAATCCGATGCAATGTTCATATGCAAGTTAATATTCCCTAATGGGATAAAACATTATTATTTTTCGTGGCAAATTTGATCATCAATCCATTATGAAGTTGACTCAATCTAATCTAATCCATTCATCCAAATCTTGTTCAAGATCTGTTTAGTCAAATCCTAAGTCGGGTTCTTCATGGAAGATCCTGATAGAAATTTTCAACTACGAGTTGGCTCATGTTCCTGACTTTTCTAATACTTAAGTTAGTACGTATCCAAACAACAAAGGAGTTAAAAGATTTAAAGAGGCCCATTAAGACTTTTAAAGAATTCAAGAATTATTTTTCGTACTTACAAAGGTATCTCTATCTATTCATAGCTTGAAGATTAAAAgtctatttaatatcattaacacAGACATATTACTTGAAATTTGTTTGATATCAGCAACACACTAATCCCAAAGCACATTGAACCTTAAAAAACACAGTGCATCAACTTGGTGTCGCTATCCAATCCCTTACGTACCAAAACTTGCATTCCCAAATTGCTCTGCTGACTGCCATCGCACCGTAGCAAATGAAGTGGCTCTCGTCATATATGAAGCTGGCGAGCTCCATAATCTCTTTCCTTCACTAAATCAAACCAAATTAAAGTTTAATTAGCTTGTCCATGTCAAATCTAAATCAATACAACATTAGATGGATCTGATCTGGTTGAGTAAGATAGATACGGTTCCAGAAACAATAATTTTACGAATCCGATTCGAACGGCATACGCCTCAGTTCGATTCACTATTCGAATCGAATCGTGATCACGCGGAGAGTGCACGCACACATGACACGTGCCAGTCATAAGGCTGGGGGATTTGGGTTTGGCTTCCTTCCTCCGTTCCCGACTTCGGCGACGGCCGACCTCCCCACGCACGAACTCGAGGTACgaatcctcctccctcttccctcaCTCTTTGACGCTGCCTCCGCCTTCGCCTTGCCGCAGCCGAGCTCGTCCTTCGCCGTAAAACGGACTTGCCCTTCCCAACCGATTCTTCCGGTGCCATCTCTGTAGGTCTCTTTGGTACCTCCGCTGGT contains:
- the LOC135671279 gene encoding homogentisate 1,2-dioxygenase-like; its protein translation is MQKPAGEPEYLSGFGNHFSSEAVKGALPRDQNSPLGCPCGLYAEQISGTSFTTPRKLNQRSWLYRIKPSVTHKPFHPRVPRHERLVSEFNESTSSATPTQLRWKPVDIPESPTDFIDGLYTICGAGSSFIRHGYAIHMYAANKSMSGCAFCNADGDFLVVPQKGRLSITTECGKLVVSPGEIVVLPQGFRFSIDLPDGPSRGYVAEIFGEHFQLPDLGPIGANGLAAARDFLVPTAWFEEASHPGYTIVQKFGGGLFTAKQDFSPFNVVAWHGNYVPFKYDLSKFCPFNTVLIDHGDPSINTVLTAPSDKPGVALLDFVIFPPRWLVAEHTFRPPYYHRNCMSEFMGLIYGIYEAKADGFLPGGASLHSCMTPHGPDTKTYEATIAVGENSEPVRLKGTMAFMFESYLIPRVCPWALDCPYLDANYYQCWIGLRSHFSSNNRSENGSPDVPGTTQVLSEDKGDA